The DNA segment TGGTGTTCTTAATTGTGTTTCATTGGTTCAACTGCGTCTTAATGGTAACAGGCTAGGGGGGTCATTTCCTTCTGAGTTGTGCAAATTGGAAAACCTCTCTGCTGTTGAACTCGGGCAGAACAAGTTCACTGGTCCAATACCTCCTGATATTGGATATTGCCAGAAGTTGCAGAGGCTTGATCTCTCAGGCAATAGTTTCAGCGAGTTGCCAAGGGAGATAGGAAATCTTACCAAGCTTGTGACTTTCAATGTCTCGGCTAATTTGCTCACTGGACCGATACCTCCAGACATTCTGAACTGCAAGGGACTACAACGGCTTGATCTCAGCAAGAATAGCTTTACAGATGTTATACCTGATGACATCGGTAGCTTGTCGCAGCTAGAACGCCTTTTGCTTTCAGAGAATAAGTTTTCTGGAAAGATACCAGCAGCATTGGGGAGCCTCTCTCATTTGACTGAGCTGCAAATGGGCGGGAATTTATTGTCAGGTGAAATACCATCAGAGTTGGGTAATCTTAGTGGCTTACAGATTGCAATGGATCTTAGCAACAACAATCTCTTTGGTAGTATACCACCTAACCTTGGTAATCTTATCCTATTAGAGTACCTCTATCTCAACAACAATCATCTGAGTGGTGAAATACCGAGCACATTTGGGAACCTGACAAGTCTGTTGGGCTGTGATTTCTCATACAATAACCTCACTGGACCATTGCCTGATATACCGCTCTTTCAGAACATGGATGTGAGCAGCTTCACCGGAAACAAAGGTCTTTGTGGGGGGCCCTTAGGCAGATGTAATGCACCTCCAGCATACGACGCCAATCCTCCTCGAGTCAAAAGTGCAGATTCTCCTAGAGGAAagattgttactgttgttgctggtGTAATTGGTGGagtttctcttgtcttgattgtGCTAATATTATACTACATGAAGAAGCATCCAGTTGAGATGGTTGCAACCCAAGATAAAGACGTATCGTCTCCAGATTCGGATATTTATTTCCGTCCAAAAGAGGGATTCACTTTCCAAGACTTGGTTGAGGCTACAAGCAATTTTCATGATTGTTATGTTATTGGAAGAGGAGCTGTTGGAACAGTTTACAAGGCTGTCATGCAGTCCGGACAAATAATTGCAGTGAAGAAGCTTGCTTCTAACAGAGAGGGTAATCACATTGACAATAGCTACCGTGCTGAGATCTTAACACTAGGAAAGATTAGGCATCGTAACATCGTAAAGCTATATGGCTTTTGCAATCATCAGGGTTCTAATCTACTTCTTTATGAGTATATGGCCAGAGGTAGCCTCGGCGAATTGCTTCACAGTGCATCGTGTAGCTTGGACTGGCCGACTCGCTTTATGGTGGCTGTTGGTGCTGCTCAAGGACTTGCTTACTTACATCATGATTGCAAGCCACGGATCATCCACCGTGATATAAAGTCCAATAATATTCTGCTTGATGACAAGTTTGAAGCTCATGTTGGTGATTTTGGTTTGGCAAAAGTCGTGGATATGCCTCAATCTAAGTCGATGTCTGCAGTTGCTGGTTCATATGGCTACATAGCCCCTGGTATGTATCTATATTTTCTCCGCGACAACTCTTGACTTTTCCTTGTTGTCAATAGCATAGATAACCTGCTCAAAATATTTCTCGTATTGGTAGTCGATCCTTATAATCCCTATATATCCAGCAGTTTAAACTTCAACTGTTCATGCAAATTTAATGGGCTTATAAGTAGTATTACATGAAAATTTTCTTCCACAAGCTGACTATGGGACAAGTTGACATTTATTCTTcgagggatttttttttttagcaaatataccactaggcaaactgcctacaacaacaacgacccagtaaaatcccacaaagtgGGGTCTGGTGGCTAATATATGTCTCCGAGGGATTAGACTATTAATTGGTGGCTTTTATTATTTCCTTGATGATATCGTCTACCTGATAAAATTTTATCGATATTTAAGGTGAACTAGGAACTCCTTTTAATACATTTGTCAGTTGTGTTATTCCTTGGCGGTATTGTCTTTTTCTTATTCTATTTTTTATTCTAGGCAAAACTCTGATATGAGTTGGATGTTCTTGTTGAACAAAGATAGTTAGACAAGTATACTATATCTCTTTCTTTGATTGTGTGAAGACAATAAGGAAATGCTTTCAACTTTTATCTGTGTACTCATTTTATTTATGGTTCTATGCCAAGAGATTCCAAACAATAGCTGACAAAACTGCTCTATATTTATGTGCAGTTTAGATATTCAACAGTATAAAAGTGTATCTCTTGTTGAAGTTTGATCGTTAAAATTGTATACAAGAAGTCAATTTCTTCGATGAAATGTCTGAATACAAGCAAAAATGCTTCTAACTTTTCTGTGTATATAGCTTTTTCAACTGATGGTTCTGCCTTTTCTGTTGCAGAATATGCTTACACCATGAAAGTTACGGAAAAATGTGATATCTATAGTTACGGGGTAGTCCTTTTGGAGTTGCTAACCGGAAGAGCACCAGTACAGCCCCTAGAACAAGGTGGTGATCTCGTGACATGGTCGAGGCATTATATTAGGGACCATTCGTTGACGTCAGGGATACTTGATAGCCGATTGGATTTAGGAGATGAAACTACTGTTAGTCATATGCTCACAGTACTAAAAGTTGCTTTAATGTGTACTAGTATGTCGCCATTTGACCGTCCTTCAATGCGCGAGGTTGTTCCGATGTTGATTGAGTCTGATGAGCAAGAAGGGAACTTCCTCTCATCTCCAGTTTATGATCTCCCTTTGAAAGATAATTCCTTTTAGATGCATGTAAGAAGCATATCTCAATTAACTTTGGTAAATTTTTTAGAGCTAATTCTCCttactatattttttttcttattgttAAATTATAGATATTACAATGTATATTTCTTATTATAGTGAAAATTTCATCACTCACTTTGTAGAGGCTAGTTTGTAGGTGATTGATGCTATTTCAACCCTTCTCCATCTTAAGGTTATTGAAAATAATTACTAATTAGTATGTCTTATGCTGTTCTCTTAGGACCTAGATCCATCTACTGTAATCTGGGTTCTGGATTGCTGCTCTTATGCTAAACACATaccccccccacccccccacccccccacccccacacacacacacaaatttCACCTGTTTTTTACAAATTCTCTTCAGTGTTTTACAGAACTAAATATCTTTTGCctctattttttaactttttgataGGGAGCATTTCACTAGGCGAAGCTTAGTGCATCGGGTGTCCTTTCTGCCCAAAGTGGTATTTACAAAACCATAGCTGTAACCCCCTCAGGCAGCTATCAAACAGAGCAAAAACTTACATAGTGTGAGAATCAAATATCCATAGTTTCAATGTGTTCACTGATATTGATCGCATAATCGAAATAAAACTTTCATAGtcagaaaaatatacaaaatcTGATTCATGCATGCCTATTGCCTCTAACAGATCCCAGCTTATTAGTACACaagctctttttcttttttcttttttgtgtggCTATTAGGGAAAAAGGACATAAAATTTATTCAAGGGAAAAAAAAAAGCTGCTACAGATCATGAAGAAAATACTAGATAGCTAAAAGTGGAGTTGAAATAAAACTTAGATCCATTTTGCTATTTGAAAGACTGCTGCAATATTGCAGAAGCAAATGGAACTTTAATATAATTAAGCTCCTCTTTGTAGCATTGCTTGATACCTTTTGAAAGATTCAAGCTTTTGCAACCTCATCTTTTTATGGAATTTCCTGATAAACAAATCTGCCACATTATCGATCTCGTCTTCTAGTACAAAATTCTGTCCTTCTTCCTCTTTGAAATTCCTCACCATGTCTATAGCTGATGCATTTGGATCACCTAAGTATTCGTCCTCTTCATCGAACAACGAATGTGTCAAATCCGGATACTTATCATCATAATCATCATAGTTTTCGCCGTTGCTCAATAGTATTATCTCCTGATTATTCAGGTCATTATACTGACAGTGTAAAGAATCTTCACTCGCTTCAGGGGCATTGTTGTAAAGTACAATGGCCTTGTTGTTTTCATTTTCATGATCTTGGGATTCTTGATCTTCTTCTTTATGACCTAATAATGAATGAATCTTGTGAGAAATGGCCTTAGTTCCTAGACCTGAAAAAGAGAGTTTCTTGGATTTCAGCAATGATAGGACTTCTAGCCTAGTTTTTAGAGCTTCAGTTTTGCTTTTGATGGCTGTTGATTTTGATTTGGCCATTATGGTTAGTACAGAAATGACATGCTTTAGGTACTTAATTGCTGCATTGTTCTTCATTTTGTCTTTCTATTTGGAATCAAACACCAGTAGTGACCTGAAAAATTATCAATATGAGATAGGTTTAGTCAAGAGATATATATAAAGAAGTGTATGAAAATTTAGGTACTGATCAAATTGACATAATAATTAACTCTGTCTTGTGGAGTAAGAGGATCTTATGACATATTACACTATAGTT comes from the Nicotiana tabacum cultivar K326 chromosome 14, ASM71507v2, whole genome shotgun sequence genome and includes:
- the LOC107769452 gene encoding uncharacterized protein LOC107769452; this translates as MSGVFESRSGLVLIWISALVLLVYPAEGLNEEGMYLLDLKKNIWDQFNHLWNWNPNDGTPCGWVGVNCTSDYNPVVQSLYLSSMNLSGTLSSSIGGLGSLTYLDLSFNGFTGNIPKDIGNCSNLQSLKLHDNSFYGPIPAQIYNLSKLEYLDLSTNMISGPIAEEFGKLSSLVSFVAFTNNLTGPVPRSIGSLKSLTTFRVGQNSLSGSLPTEIGDCESLESLGLTQNSLGGNLPKELGKLSWLKELVLWGNQFSGFIPKEVGNCTRLQLLALNQNNLIGDIPPEIGKLKVLTRLYLYRNGLNGTIPREIGNLYMAEEIDFSENFLIGEIPVEFGQIKKLRLLYLFQNQLKGVIPDELTSLKNLTSLDLSINYLTGPIPFGFQYQTELVQLQLFENSLTGTIPQGLGIYSQLWVLDLNNNHLTGRIPPFVCRNSNLFLLNLGSNELHGGIPSGVLNCVSLVQLRLNGNRLGGSFPSELCKLENLSAVELGQNKFTGPIPPDIGYCQKLQRLDLSGNSFSELPREIGNLTKLVTFNVSANLLTGPIPPDILNCKGLQRLDLSKNSFTDVIPDDIGSLSQLERLLLSENKFSGKIPAALGSLSHLTELQMGGNLLSGEIPSELGNLSGLQIAMDLSNNNLFGSIPPNLGNLILLEYLYLNNNHLSGEIPSTFGNLTSLLGCDFSYNNLTGPLPDIPLFQNMDVSSFTGNKGLCGGPLGRCNAPPAYDANPPRVKSADSPRGKIVTVVAGVIGGVSLVLIVLILYYMKKHPVEMVATQDKDVSSPDSDIYFRPKEGFTFQDLVEATSNFHDCYVIGRGAVGTVYKAVMQSGQIIAVKKLASNREGNHIDNSYRAEILTLGKIRHRNIVKLYGFCNHQGSNLLLYEYMARGSLGELLHSASCSLDWPTRFMVAVGAAQGLAYLHHDCKPRIIHRDIKSNNILLDDKFEAHVGDFGLAKVVDMPQSKSMSAVAGSYGYIAPEYAYTMKVTEKCDIYSYGVVLLELLTGRAPVQPLEQGGDLVTWSRHYIRDHSLTSGILDSRLDLGDETTVSHMLTVLKVALMCTSMSPFDRPSMREVVPMLIESDEQEGNFLSSPVYDLPLKDNSF
- the LOC107769451 gene encoding uncharacterized protein LOC107769451 gives rise to the protein MKNNAAIKYLKHVISVLTIMAKSKSTAIKSKTEALKTRLEVLSLLKSKKLSFSGLGTKAISHKIHSLLGHKEEDQESQDHENENNKAIVLYNNAPEASEDSLHCQYNDLNNQEIILLSNGENYDDYDDKYPDLTHSLFDEEDEYLGDPNASAIDMVRNFKEEEGQNFVLEDEIDNVADLFIRKFHKKMRLQKLESFKRYQAMLQRGA